A stretch of DNA from Leucobacter luti:
CATTGTCAGGCCACGATCGATCGCGATGCCCTCAATCTGATGGAACACGGGGGTGTGCGTCGCATCGAGCTCATCGGTGCGGTACACGCGGCCGGGAGCCACGACGTAGACGGGCAATTCGCGCTCCAGCAGCGAGCGGATCTGCACGGGCGACGTGTGTGTGCGCAGCAGCAGGTGCCGATCGGCCGGCTCCACGAAGAACGTGTCCTGCATCGCGCGTGCCGGGTGATCCGGATCGAAGCCGAGCGCGTCGAAGTTGAACCACTCGTGCTCGATCTCCGGCCCCTCAGCGACCTCCACCCCATGCCGACGAAAATATCGGCGGCTTCTTCTTGCAACTGGGCAAGCGGGTGCCGTGACCCTGCGCGCTGGCGCGACGGGGCCGCGGTGACGTCGACGGTTTCTGCGACGAGCCGCGCGGCTGCTTCCTGTTCGGCGAGCTCCGCCTCGCGGGCCTTATAGGCGCCCTCGACACGGCCACGGGCTTGGCCCATCACCTTGCCAGTTGCTGCTTTCTCGTCCTTCGGGACGTCACGCATTTTGGCGTTGAGCTGCGCGATGGCGGAGCCGTCTCCTGCGTGCTCGGTGCGGGCGGTTTTCAGCGCGGCGACGGAGTCCGCTGCGGCGAACGCTGCGAGCGCCGCCTCGACGGCCGCGTCGGCGGCTTCCTGGGTGATCGGATTGAGGTCTGACACAGGGAGTGAGTCTACCCTGTACGCCGGCCACAGCGCTGCGCTCACCCCAGATCGCGGTGCGCTGCGCAGCATCCCAGACCGCACGCTGTGCTGCCAGGTGCACGGCAGCGACCCGGTAGCCGTAGAATGGTCGACATGCTGAGCACGCGACCCGCAACGCGCGCTCACCCGACACCTCGGGTGAGCCGTGGCCAACGGGTGTTGCGTGGCTCGCTCGGCGCCGTGGTCGCAACACTCCTCGCGGCAGCCTCACACGGCCTCGCGGGTGGCGTGATTACCTGGGCTTCAGTAGCAGCGACCATCATCTTCACACTCCCGCTGTGCGTCGCGTTTGCCGGCAAGGTCGGTTCTCTCTGGCGACTCACCACTGCCGTCGCAGCCGCTCAGTTCCTCTACCACTGGATGTTTGCGGGCCTGGGCCTCGCGAGCGGCGCTGGGCCCCAGGCCGGCATTCCCGCGGCCCCACACGCAGCGCACCTCGCCACGCTGCAGAGCTTCTCTCCAGATCTCGCGAGCGCAGGCGCCGCCGATGCTGCCATGTGGCTCGGCCACGCGATCGCTGCCATCGCCACCATCGGGCTGCTGCACCGGGGTGAGCGCGCGTTCCTCGCGCTGCGGCATGCCCTTCGCCGTGTTCTTCCTGACCGAGCATCTCGCACGCCTGCCCCGCTTGCGCGACCCGTGCGCGCCCTCGGAGTCCTCGCCGAGGTCACGCTGCGTGACCGTCTCCTCACGGCCTCCGCGATCACCCGCCGCGGCCCGCCGCGCTGCGCCTGATCGCACCCCACACCATTTCGCGCCCGGTACTCCACGGATGGGATCGCGCACTCATGCGCACCATCCCGGGCGCACATCGTCCCGGCGAACGCCGGAATACCTGAGGAGACCCATGTCTCGCACTACCCACACATCACACACCCGTTCGCTTACTTCGAGGCGCCGCAGTCTCGTGAGCGCTACGGCGGTCGCGCTTCTCGCGGGAGCCGCCACCTTCGGCATCGCTGCACCTGCGCTTGCCCACGATGAACTACTCAGCACCGATCTTATTCTGAATGATGCAGGCACCGAGCTGGAGTCGTTCCAACTCACCTTCAGCAACAGCATCATTGAGGTCGGCACTGAGATTGTCGTGACGAGCGTTGACGGAGCCGATATCTCAGACGGTGCTCCGCAGATCGCCGGCCCCGTTGTGACTCAGCCGCTGACCGCCGATCTCGCCCCCGGCTCGTACACGGCAGCGTGGCGCGTCGTCTCAAGTGATGGCCACCCGATCGACGGCGCTTTTGGAATCGAGATCCCGGCGAACGGCGTCGCGGACGCAGCGATTACGGAGCCGGATCCCCAATCGACTCAGGACGAAGCGGATCACGAGCACGCAGAAGGC
This window harbors:
- a CDS encoding copper resistance CopC family protein is translated as MSRTTHTSHTRSLTSRRRSLVSATAVALLAGAATFGIAAPALAHDELLSTDLILNDAGTELESFQLTFSNSIIEVGTEIVVTSVDGADISDGAPQIAGPVVTQPLTADLAPGSYTAAWRVVSSDGHPIDGAFGIEIPANGVADAAITEPDPQSTQDEADHEHAEGDHEHAAGTEHDDHGSTADADAAANEGAGLPVGGIIAASIGGLIVVAGGVGAAIFANRRRAQGMAADAARAAESSAPEHVDGNTSAEGDTK